The proteins below come from a single Cryptococcus gattii WM276 chromosome D, complete sequence genomic window:
- a CDS encoding uncharacterized protein (Similar to TIGR gene model, INSD accession AAW43140.1), with protein MYYQNRAGANKGSGGVAGASETAVDRRERLRKLALETIDLAKDPYILRTHLGTLECRLCLTLHVNEGSYLAHTQGKKHQTNLARRAAKDNKDQALMIQAPTAAQQVKKKVFVKIGRPGYKIIKIREPVSQRMGLLFTVSLPEIKAGERPLRRFMSAFEQRREIPNKAFQYLVLAAEPYETIAFAIPSKEMVDVDEDPESTWEHWDADERVYSCQFLYK; from the exons ATGT ATTACCAA AATCGAGCAGGTGCAAACAAAGGTAGTGGTGGTGTGG CTGGGGCATCCGAAACGGCAGTGGATAGGAGAGAACGTCTTCGAAAACTTGCTTTGGAGACGATTGATTTGGCTAAGGATCCCTATATCCTCAG AACCCATCTCGGTACATTAGAATGTCGACTTTGTCTCACTCTACACGTCAACGAGGGTTCTTACCTTGCCCACACTCAAGGAAAGAAACATCAAACAAACCTTGCTAGGCGTGCAGCCAAGGACAATAAGGATCAGGCACTAATGATCCAGGCTCCAACAGCCGCCCAGCAAGTGAAAAAGAAAGTGTTTGTCAAGATTGGAAGACCTG GCTATAAAATCATCAAGATTAGAGAACCCGTCAGTCAAAGAATGGGTCTGTTGTTCACTGTGTCTTTACCTGAGATAAAAGCGGGAGAGAGACCACTAAGGAGGTTCATGTCTGCTTTTGAACAACGGCGAGAGATTCCCAATAAAGCATTCCAGTACCTCGTA TTGGCAGCCGAGCCATATGAGACCATAGCATTTGCCATCCCATCgaaagagatggttgaCGTTGACGAAGACCCGGAGTCGACATGGGAACACTGGGATGCTGACGAGAGGGTTTACAG
- a CDS encoding 25S rRNA (adenine645-N1)-methyltransferase (Similar to TIGR gene model, INSD accession AAW43126.1), with protein MSLFPSAFESGVSEISPALASAGKGGKKANKRKRSDVHTDLGQAQQVKQADANFEKLMKKFEGGEPLGKEEGKEGMGLMGKKKNKKNKSRQVDDEDVVDSIPKAKGNKPKSNQAKPNQAAKQDLIDTPPPKKSKVDRFTPGSKPEPVQLPIPTPPSKGTKLKVGGEGNLTEMQKNMQSKLEGARFRWINEQLYSTPSTEALAMMRKDPKIFADYHQTHRLLTSAWPSPPLPHLINLLSSLPSGTVIADLGCGDAGLARALVPQGKIVMSFDLVGDNGVPGAETAEDDVAGGWVVEADFLEKVPLPGRPGGLNYDAPAIGKEGAKGEKKNKKKGGKKRDAASSEIVDVVVCCLSLMGTNWVGGISEACRILEQEGTFHVAEVTSRFTSTEAFVSIVESFGFKLEEESQPSTHFTLFRFTKNSEVPLGPVKGQEGWEERVREGEEILRACVYKKR; from the exons ATGTCCTTGTTCCCTTCAGCATTCGAATCGGGAGTATCGGAAATCTCCCCCGCACTCGCCTCAGCCGGCAAGGGAGGCAAAAAGGCCAACAAGCGCAAACGTTCAGACGTGCACACTGATTTAGGGCAGGCTCAGCAAGTAAAGCAGGCCGATGCCAATTTTGAGAAACTCATGAAGAAGTTTGAGGGCGGAGAGCCTCTcggaaaagaagaagggaaagaagggatGGGATTGATGGGGAAGAAAAAGAATAAGAAGAACAAGAGCAGGCAGGTCGACGACGAGGATGTAGTGGACAGCATACCCAAGGCAAAAGGCAACAAGCCCAAATCAAACCAAGCCAAGCCGAACCAAGCCGCAAAACAGGATCTGATAGATACACCTCCTCCAAAGAAGTCAAAGGTTGACCGGTTCACTCCAGGCTCCAAACCGGAGCCTGTCCAGCTGCCCATCCCTACACCTCCATCAAAGGGCACCAAGCTCAAGGTCGGCGGTGAGGGAAACCTTACGGAGATGCAAAAGAATATGCAGTCCAAGCTGGAAGGCGCGCGGTTTAG ATGGATCAACGAACAACTTTACTCGACTCCTTCCACTGAAGCCTTGGCAATGATGAGAAAAGACCCCAAAATATTTGCCGAT TACCACCAGACACATCGTCTTCTTACTTCAGCTTGGCCTtctcctccccttcctcaTTTGATAAacctcctctcttctcttccatcgGGCACTGTCATTGCCGATTTAGGCTGTGGTGATGCCGGTTTGGCCCGAGCTCTTGTGCCTCAAGGAAAAATCGTAATGAGTTTTGACTTGGTGGGAGACAATGGTGTTCCTGGGGCTGAGACggcagaagatgatgtAGCCGGCGGATGGGTGGTTGAAGCAGACTTTTTGGAAAAGGTTCCCCTGCCTGGTAGGCCTGGTGGATTGAATTATGACGCTCCTGCCATTGGAAAGGAAGGAGCAAagggggagaagaagaacaagaagaagggtggcaagaagagggatgCGGCATCATCTGAAATTGTGGATGTCGTGGTTTGCTGCCTGAGTTTGATGGGGACCAACTGGGTCGGAGGCATCAGCGAGGCATGCAGGATTTTAGAGCAGGA GGGCACATTCCATGTGGCCGAAGTGACCTCTCGGTTCACCTCCACTGAAGCTTTTGTTTCCATCGTTGAATCGTTTGGTTTCAAGCTTGAGGAGGAATCTCAGCCATCGACACACTTTACTCTTTTCCGTTTCACCAAGAACTCTGAAGTTCCTTTGGGACCTGTCAAAGGTCAAGAAGGATGGGAGGAAAGGGTACGcgagggagaagagatcTTGAGAGCTTGTGTTTACAAGAAGCGGTAG
- a CDS encoding Hypothetical protein (Similar to TIGR gene model, INSD accession AAW43138.1; CND02310), with protein MSPPLAVSDRRAHKLAPATKKPKMPLTTEAVLNSLPPLPAPSHDRTEAKGKPKQVLDDHRHRRSASQAHRRQRSSIALPCSGTSQALARPSVMGVFEDQPEEVTTKPPTPALEKSPIPPEDEQEQGKGHDEEYKQVAARLSAFSFASKPAAGTFPPRRRQPPRLSSQSILGHELVSSPLSSPTSSHRFSNSSSRPPSLLLARPSSNILSPPTSATGPSSPPAQPKKKRHSHTRSNSISLPNIKLQNAVSRPNSLNLLHSPSFDSPASPTSPNGEPKPSRLTGLNSQRLKFEPSGRGAEAEKQREESRRRALEKLTGSEPRSRSPFVEPPVAEISLPDLDDEDSSSVASSNRPLSGAFGQPSLSFLPLPPLSGPTSSSPLSASPFFGVSSAADEQSIDRPETWSGQSFGPSRDPISIKEEQLGYGMDVNDASIGKRLSMNRQLSALQEVDESEEDEEQMLENVQEEAEAEEEKDRAAAVFVMPTIPPKTAPESTVSPSGLRELRLSSSLSTPRRYETQSSSDRYSFPQSLTSPPPFSVGVSSNSKNASSSSPTKTYGTIGRGRPGRSSSDASASSHGGGPTPKRTTPTMGFRGSISYRKDASSSSGSRELGGDIIANPTQTPTPTPTVSGVGMNSPSPSIKGMSANNRGMRPCPRVRLTGDLGSGRVLGEVNEMEEGEEGEHGEETRRRRRRRSSVSAGIDFLQNVSPSSIESGDCGRRRPSSELFSQDSLDRSHWRDVQLEMERENESLRDELGFWKVKCRALEERLENERKEGVVLRDRVRKLGDRLSSISSLPTERSDIYSQSQQAAESRLIAEMREQLFTLTGKLQQEHRAKEMAFVKLNDLRGKVAAQGQDQQRTAGSTRQDEDSGDEILFSSRSVTSRETTLSLTPPQIELPTPPPPPPTLTSSMSIGKIDESESISKRFTPDFTRLKSWGFPATPPIGNENVTSKEKKRESFFGLSNPLRRTISDDGPRNSQGIDLPPFVVDDNTPGVFPAPAAAGVPPPVGVGVRAVSDPTSLQSFGKESISYLPGTGGPAQFGIPIITVNDGGVFGAAGVMCSRVLDFRKGCKCCVGDVIEV; from the exons ATGTCTCCCCCCTTGGCAGTCTCAGACAGGAGGGCCCACAAACTCGCCCCTGCAACCAAAAAA CCCAAGATGCCACTCACCACTGAAGCCGTCCTCAATTCCCTCCCCCCTCTCCCCGCACCATCCCACGACCGGACAGAGGCCAAGGGCAAGCCAAAGCAGGTCCTCGACGACCATCGACACAGGCGTTCGGCGAGTCAGGCCCACAGACGGCAGAGGTCCTCCATCGCGCTGCCTTGCAGCGGGACGTCACAGGCGCTGGCGAGACCGTCCGTCATGGGCGTCTTTGAAGACCAGCCTGAGGAGGTCACCACGAAGCCTCCGACGCCAGCGTTGGAGAAATCCCCTATCCCACCAGAGGATGAGCAGGAACAAGGTAAAGGGCACGACGAGGAGTACAAGCAAGTCGCTGCGCGATTATCTGCCTTCTCGTTTGCATCCAAGCCTGCAGCAGGAACGTTTCCGCCCAGAAGACGTCAGCCGCCCAGGCTGAGCTCCCAATCCATATTAGGACATGAGCTTGTGTCCTCgcctctttcttctcccacATCTTCACACCGCTTTTCAAACTCTTCGTCGAGACCACCCAGTCTTTTGCTGGCTCGCCCGTCGTCCAATATACTCTCCCCTCCCACATCAGCCACTGGTCCTTCGTCACCTCCTGCCCagccaaagaagaagcgaCACTCTCACACCCGCTCAAATTCCATCTCTTTACCAAACATCAAACTCCAAAATGCCGTCTCCCGTCCCAACTCcctcaatcttctccattctcCATCCTTTGACTCTCCGGCTTCTCCCACCTCACCCAATGGTGAACCAAAACCGTCAAGGTTGACAGGGTTGAACAGCCAAAGACTCAAGTTTGAACCATCAGGGCGTGGTGCAGAGGCTGAAAAGCAGAGAGAAGAGTCCAGACGTCGAGCTTTGGAAAAGCTTACCGGGTCTGAACCGCGATCAAGGTCTCCGTTTGTCGAGCCGCCCGTCGCAGAGATTAGTCTGCCTGATTTGGACGACGAAGATTCTTCGTCCGTGGCCTCATCTAACCGCCCACTTTCAGGTGCGTTCGGCCAACCGTCCTTGTCGTTTCTCCCCTTGCCACCTCTTTCAGGACCgacttcttcctcgccaCTCTCTGCATCACCCTTCTTTGGGGTTTCCTCGGCTGCGGATGAGCAATCAATCGATAGACCGGAGACGTGGTCAGGCCAGTCTTTTGGCCCTTCTCGCGATCCTATATCGATAAAAGAAGAACAGCTAGGTTATGGGATGGACGTCAACGATGCGAGTATTGGGAAGAGGCTGAGCATGAACAGGCAACTAAGCGCTTTGCAAGAAGTCGACGAGtcggaagaagatgaagagcaAATGCTGGAAAACGTacaggaagaagcagaagcagaggaagagaaggatcGCGCTGCTGCTGTGTTCGTCATGCCGACCATCCCTCCAAAAACCGCTCCCGAATCTACAGTATCCCCTTCAGGCCTGAGGGAACTTCGTCTATCTTCAAGTCTATCCACTCCGCGTCGTTACGAAACGCAGTCCTCATCGGACAGATACTCTTTTCCCCAATCACTTACTTCCCCTCCACCATTTTCAGTTGGAGTCTCCAGCAACAGCAAAAATgcatcctcatcctcaccGACAAAAACTTATGGTACGATAGGTCGAGGTCGCCCTGGTCGATCTAGCAGCGATGCTAGCGCGTCCAGCCACGGTGGTGGTCCGACCCCGAAAAGAACGACACCAACCATGGGGTTTAGAGGGTCCATTTCATATAGAAAAGATgcttcctcgtcttccgGCAGCAGGGAACTCGGAGGAGACATTATCGCTAACCCAACCCAAACCCCAACCCCAACTCCGACCGTTTCAGGTGTAGGCATGAACAGCCCCAGCCCTTCCATAAAAGGAATGTCGGCAAACAATCGGGGGATGAGACCATGTCCGAGAGTGCGCTTGACTGGCGATCTCGGCTCTGGAAGAGTTTTGGGCGAGGTCAAcgagatggaagaaggagaagaaggggaaCACGGGGAGGAGACGAGGCGCCGGCGGCGTCGTCGTTCTTCCGTTTCCGCAGGTATCGACTTTTTGCAAAACGTCTCTCCCTCCTCGATCGAAAGTGGTGACTGCGGCCGCCGCCGTCCTAGCTCCGAACTCTTCTCTCAAGACTCTCTAGACCGCTCGCATTGGCGAGATGTCCAGCTTGAGATGGAGCGTGAAAACGAAAGTCTGAGGGATGAGTTGGGTTTTTGGAAAGTGAAATGTCGCGCGTTGGAAGAGAGGCTGGAAAAtgaaaggaaagaaggtgTTGTGCTTAGAGATCGTGTCAGAAAGT TGGGCGACCGTCTCTCAAGCATTTCTTCGCTTCCCACCGAGAGATCCGACATTTATTCTCAATCTCAGCAAGCAGCTGAATCTCGGTTGATTGCAGAAATGAGGGAACAGCTGTTCACGCTTACTGGAAAGTTGCAGCAAGAGCATCGGGCAAAAGAGATGGCTTTCGTCAAGCTGAACGATTTGCGTGGCAAAGTAGCAGCCCAAGGTCAAGATCAGCAGCGTACAGCAGGAAGCACACGGCAAGATGAGGATTCTGGTGATGAGATTTTGTTCTCCTCCAGGTCGGTGACTTCAAGAGAAACGACGCTTAGTCTGACTCCTCCTCAAATCGAACTTCCTacacctcctcctcctcctcccaccCTTACCTCCTCCATGTCTATCGGCAAGATTGACGAATCCGAGTCTATTTCCAAACGCTTTACTCCCGATTTCACACGTCTCAAGTCTTGGGGGTTCCCCGCCACACCTCCCATTGGAAATGAGAACGTTACTAgcaaagagaagaagcgaGAATCCTTTTTCGGTTTATCTAATCCCCTCAGGAGAACTATATCAGATGATGGACCGAGAAATAGCCAGGGTATCGACTTGCCGCCTTTTGTGGTTGACGATAATACACCAGGTGTTTTCCCGGCTCCAGCAGCGGCTGGAGTTCCCCCTCCTGTTGGCGTAGGTGTCAGAGCGGTGTCGGATCCTACGAGCTTGCAAAGCTTTGGCAAGGAATCTATATCGTATCTACCTGGTACTGGGGGGCCTGCCCAGTTTGGGATACCCATCATCACCGTCAATGATGGCGGCGTGTTTGGTGCGGCTGGGGTAATGTGCAGCAGAGTACTGGATTTCAGAAAAGGCTGCAAATGCTGTGTGGGGGATGTTATTGAAGTGTAA